In a genomic window of Candidatus Izemoplasma sp.:
- the ppk1 gene encoding polyphosphate kinase 1 translates to MDKTVKYTGRELSWLQFNERVLEESIALSNPLLEQLRFLSIFSSNLDEYFMIRVSGMKGQVDLGLTTPDKKTGFLAKEYLNRMLKKCHQLVMEQYQIYSNKVEELNTHIQFVGYKDLKSKHKDKMDRYFKNLVFPILTPIRFSSYLPFPLLPNLSVYLISQLQDDKGNIHYSVVTVPKNVERFIHVKKQYYILLDDLIMHHIEQLYEGLKVLEVTPFRITRDFDIEFDDQTDDFAKSVMTELKNRKRGAAVRLEIADNASEEIIQFLKMHLDLKGKQIFQLPGPIDLTFLNEVYDKISKKIPGLVFKSRSAIEPSVFKNSTSILDVIRKRDVLLLHPHHSYEPVIQMLKEASEDENVVAIKQTIYRTNKDSRIMSYLVRAAESGKQVTVLFELKARFDEENNLYWGNVLERAGAHVIYGVPHLKTHSKVFLVVRRDQSRVEQFVHFSTGNYNEDNAKIYTDASYFTSKKWIGEDAAKFFNYISSYTKKPTYKKMIASPDSIRDMLFSSIDQEIANKKASKKAHIIFKINAITDVKMINKLYQASQAGVQIDMIVRGICCLNPQVPGLSDNIRVISIVGRYLEHMRIYYFYHEGKDKLYLSSADLMTRNMENRIELALDITDRVSKRRLLKLLHLQLSDNVKARENIQGTYEKIETSKPKVNAQMALYDMLK, encoded by the coding sequence ATGGATAAAACAGTGAAATATACAGGACGCGAATTAAGTTGGCTACAATTTAATGAACGTGTCCTTGAAGAAAGTATTGCCCTCTCTAACCCGTTATTAGAACAGCTACGGTTTTTAAGTATCTTTTCATCGAATTTAGATGAGTACTTTATGATCCGGGTTTCAGGTATGAAAGGACAAGTTGATTTAGGACTTACAACCCCAGACAAAAAGACTGGCTTTTTAGCTAAGGAATATTTAAATAGGATGTTAAAAAAGTGCCATCAGTTGGTGATGGAACAATATCAAATCTATTCTAATAAGGTTGAAGAACTCAATACCCACATTCAATTTGTCGGGTATAAAGATCTAAAAAGTAAGCATAAAGATAAAATGGATCGCTATTTCAAGAATCTCGTCTTTCCGATTTTGACACCTATTCGATTTAGTTCTTACTTACCGTTCCCATTATTGCCTAATTTAAGTGTGTATTTGATTTCTCAACTCCAAGATGATAAAGGCAATATTCACTATAGTGTTGTTACTGTACCAAAGAATGTCGAACGGTTTATCCATGTAAAAAAACAGTATTATATTCTATTAGATGACTTAATAATGCATCATATCGAACAGTTATATGAAGGATTAAAGGTATTAGAGGTTACCCCATTTAGAATCACCCGCGACTTTGATATTGAGTTTGATGATCAAACAGATGACTTTGCCAAAAGTGTCATGACTGAACTAAAGAACCGCAAACGTGGCGCTGCGGTTCGATTAGAAATTGCTGATAATGCCAGTGAAGAGATTATTCAATTTTTAAAAATGCACTTAGATTTAAAAGGCAAACAAATCTTTCAATTACCAGGGCCAATTGATCTCACATTTTTAAATGAAGTTTATGATAAAATCTCTAAAAAAATTCCAGGACTCGTTTTTAAATCACGATCCGCAATAGAGCCGAGTGTATTTAAAAACTCAACGTCAATTTTGGATGTCATCAGAAAGCGAGATGTATTATTACTTCATCCCCATCATTCTTATGAGCCTGTTATTCAAATGTTAAAAGAAGCGAGTGAAGATGAGAATGTTGTGGCAATCAAGCAAACAATCTATCGGACAAATAAGGATTCACGCATTATGAGTTATTTGGTGAGAGCTGCTGAGAGTGGTAAACAAGTCACCGTCTTATTTGAGTTGAAAGCACGTTTTGATGAAGAGAATAACTTATATTGGGGGAATGTCTTAGAACGAGCTGGTGCACATGTTATTTACGGTGTACCGCATTTAAAAACCCATTCTAAAGTGTTTTTAGTTGTTAGACGCGATCAATCACGTGTTGAACAGTTCGTTCATTTTAGTACTGGGAACTACAACGAAGATAATGCAAAGATTTATACCGATGCCTCATATTTTACATCGAAAAAATGGATAGGTGAAGATGCGGCAAAGTTTTTTAACTATATTAGTAGTTACACCAAAAAACCAACCTATAAAAAAATGATTGCTTCACCTGATTCGATTCGTGATATGCTATTTAGTTCGATTGATCAAGAGATTGCGAATAAAAAAGCTAGTAAGAAAGCACATATTATTTTTAAAATCAATGCCATCACAGATGTTAAAATGATCAACAAACTGTATCAAGCTTCACAAGCTGGTGTTCAAATAGACATGATTGTACGCGGTATCTGTTGCCTAAATCCCCAAGTGCCAGGGCTAAGTGACAATATTCGGGTAATCTCGATTGTAGGACGCTATTTAGAACATATGCGAATATATTATTTTTATCATGAAGGTAAAGATAAATTATATTTAAGCTCTGCTGATTTAATGACGAGAAACATGGAAAACAGGATTGAACTCGCATTAGATATCACGGATAGAGTAAGTAAAAGACGTCTTTTAAAACTATTACACTTACAATTATCTGATAATGTTAAGGCCCGTGAAAATATTCAAGGAACTTATGAAAAGATTGAAACATCTAAGCCGAAAGTGAATGCCCAAATGGCTCTATATGATATGTTGAAATAA
- a CDS encoding alpha/beta hydrolase: MNKKGITLSNGEQYYYIDTGDGNEVLVLLHGNMSSSVHFEPLIERLKDSYRIIAPDLRGFGDSSYKKPFESLHDLADDVIDLLRLLSIKSYFLGGWSTGGAIALSMAAKVPDHVNKLILIESASHRGYPIFQKDEAGTPMVGKYYETKEDLAKDPVQVAPMVGIFDTKNVAAMDAIWKQVIYTVNQPSEEDNKRYLEETLKQRNLVDIDWALTTFNMSNFSNGVSLGEGNIGDVTCPVLSIWSNKDITVLEYMIDETVEALPNAKKVVLKDAGHSPLVDKPDELTNNILNFLK, encoded by the coding sequence ATGAATAAAAAAGGTATTACATTAAGTAATGGTGAACAATATTATTATATTGATACTGGTGACGGTAATGAAGTACTTGTTTTACTTCATGGAAATATGTCAAGTAGTGTTCATTTTGAACCATTAATTGAACGATTAAAGGATTCATATCGTATAATTGCACCTGATTTAAGAGGCTTTGGTGATTCTTCATATAAAAAACCTTTTGAGAGCCTTCATGACCTAGCAGATGATGTGATTGATTTGTTGAGACTATTATCCATCAAGTCCTACTTTTTAGGTGGATGGAGCACCGGAGGTGCTATTGCCTTAAGTATGGCAGCAAAAGTTCCTGATCACGTTAATAAGTTAATCTTGATAGAGTCCGCTTCTCATCGTGGGTATCCAATCTTTCAAAAAGATGAAGCAGGAACGCCAATGGTAGGGAAGTATTATGAGACCAAAGAAGACTTAGCAAAAGATCCTGTTCAAGTTGCACCAATGGTAGGTATTTTTGATACTAAAAATGTTGCCGCAATGGATGCAATTTGGAAGCAAGTTATTTATACTGTTAATCAACCCTCTGAAGAGGATAATAAACGCTATTTAGAAGAAACCTTAAAACAACGTAATCTAGTAGATATAGATTGGGCATTAACGACATTTAATATGTCAAATTTCTCAAATGGTGTCTCCTTAGGAGAGGGCAACATCGGGGATGTTACCTGTCCCGTACTCTCAATTTGGTCTAATAAAGATATTACTGTTTTAGAATATATGATTGATGAAACCGTAGAGGCATTGCCAAATGCCAAAAAAGTTGTCCTTAAAGACGCTGGTCATAGTCCATTAGTGGACAAACCAGATGAGTTAACTAATAATATTCTTAATTTTCTGAAATAA
- a CDS encoding 3-oxoacyl-ACP synthase, with protein MSNNSVGIIGIGIYLPKGIMTAKEIADATKGVWTEDAVINKLGIKQKLIAGPDEGAQEMSYLAAKDCIDDAGIDPLEIDVIISVTEEWKEYPLTTSALYVQGKIGADNAWGIDVQNRCSTTCSALKMAKDMLIADEDINTIMIVGGYRNGDFVNYEDKTMSMMYNLSAGGGALLLRKGVGKNLLLGSHIVADGTLARTAGVKIGGSANPITKDNVEQAYQSLTLMKPKQMKARLNDVSFKNWFTCIDESLRKSGLERKDIDYLDILHIKRSGHEAMLNELKLSKDQTIYLENYGHIGQIDQILSLYLGLKEGKIQKGDHVCMIAAGIGYVWASTIVRWG; from the coding sequence ATGTCCAACAACAGTGTAGGAATAATAGGTATAGGGATATACTTACCAAAAGGGATAATGACAGCCAAAGAAATCGCCGATGCCACGAAAGGTGTTTGGACAGAAGATGCCGTTATTAATAAACTAGGAATTAAACAAAAACTGATTGCAGGACCTGATGAAGGCGCACAGGAAATGTCATATCTAGCCGCTAAAGATTGTATTGATGATGCAGGGATTGACCCTTTAGAAATTGATGTGATTATTAGTGTGACTGAAGAGTGGAAGGAATACCCACTTACAACATCTGCATTATATGTACAAGGTAAAATTGGCGCGGATAATGCCTGGGGAATCGATGTCCAAAATCGCTGTTCAACAACCTGTTCAGCGTTGAAAATGGCAAAAGATATGCTCATCGCAGATGAGGATATTAATACGATTATGATTGTTGGTGGTTATCGTAATGGTGACTTTGTCAATTATGAGGATAAAACGATGTCGATGATGTATAACTTATCAGCTGGTGGCGGTGCATTACTCCTTCGAAAAGGTGTTGGTAAAAACCTTCTTTTAGGATCACACATCGTCGCAGATGGTACCCTTGCAAGAACTGCTGGTGTCAAAATTGGCGGGTCTGCGAATCCAATCACTAAAGATAATGTTGAACAAGCTTATCAATCTTTAACATTGATGAAACCTAAGCAAATGAAAGCCCGATTAAATGACGTATCATTTAAGAATTGGTTCACCTGTATTGATGAATCACTTCGTAAGTCAGGATTAGAACGCAAAGATATTGATTATCTAGATATCTTGCACATTAAACGTTCAGGTCATGAGGCAATGTTAAATGAACTCAAATTATCAAAAGACCAAACGATATATTTAGAAAACTATGGTCATATCGGTCAAATCGATCAAATACTATCCCTGTATTTAGGCCTTAAAGAAGGTAAAATACAAAAAGGCGATCATGTATGTATGATTGCCGCAGGTATTGGGTACGTATGGGCTTCAACAATCGTGAGGTGGGGGTAA
- a CDS encoding beta-ketoacyl-ACP reductase, with translation MRLQDKVAIVTGGAQGLGMEMAKLFANEGAQVIAVDMKALPYEHKNVKGYELNVTDTDACKTFFDTILKDYGKIDILVNNAGITRDAMTRKMTDEQWNLVIDVNLKGVFNLVRHIGPYMAQHDGGSIINISSVVGEYGNIGQANYSATKAGLIGLTKTWAKEFARKGVPVRVNAIAPGYIMTDILKTVPQDLLDKFAKMTMLKRLGQPEEIAKVALFLASDDASYVTGHTLSANGGMRL, from the coding sequence ATGAGATTACAAGATAAAGTTGCTATTGTTACTGGTGGCGCACAAGGATTAGGTATGGAAATGGCAAAGTTATTTGCCAATGAAGGAGCACAGGTCATTGCTGTCGATATGAAAGCACTACCTTATGAGCATAAGAATGTTAAAGGGTATGAACTGAACGTAACGGATACTGATGCATGCAAAACATTTTTCGATACCATTCTTAAAGATTATGGCAAAATTGATATTTTAGTCAATAACGCAGGCATTACACGTGATGCAATGACACGGAAAATGACGGATGAACAATGGAATTTAGTCATTGATGTTAACTTAAAAGGTGTCTTTAACTTAGTCCGTCATATTGGACCATATATGGCACAACATGACGGGGGATCAATCATTAATATTAGTAGTGTTGTTGGAGAGTATGGTAATATTGGCCAAGCAAACTATAGCGCAACTAAAGCTGGATTAATTGGATTAACTAAAACGTGGGCAAAAGAGTTTGCACGCAAAGGTGTTCCGGTTAGAGTTAATGCGATTGCGCCTGGTTATATTATGACAGATATCTTAAAAACTGTCCCACAAGATTTATTAGATAAATTTGCTAAAATGACGATGTTAAAACGTTTAGGACAACCAGAAGAAATCGCTAAAGTAGCCCTCTTCTTAGCAAGTGACGATGCAAGTTATGTCACTGGACATACATTAAGTGCCAATGGTGGTATGAGACTTTAA
- a CDS encoding acetyl-CoA C-acetyltransferase, whose amino-acid sequence MSKVFIVSAKRTAIGSFLGSLSTVHPAELGSTVVKAILDETKVPAGDIDEVIVGNILPAGQGQGVARQVSINAGIPKSVPAYGLNMVCGSGMKTIMNAFTSIQAGLHNMVVVGGTESMSRAPYIVPEKSRTGIKMGGFKVKDHMIDDALMDAFDNIHMGVTAENIAEKYNITREEQDAFSINSQQKAIKAVDEGKFKDEIVPLEVKTRRDSFVFDTDEYPNRRTTLEKLGTLRAVFKKDGTVTAGNASGINDGASFMLVASEEAVKQYNLTPLVEVVGIGQGGVDPKIMGMGPVPAVKQALEHADLTLEQMELLELNEAFASQSIGVVKELSEIYNMSVDDIMDRTNVNGGAIALGHPVGASGNRITTTLIHEMLKRKSTYGLASLCIGGGMGTAVILKRVKESL is encoded by the coding sequence ATGAGTAAAGTTTTTATTGTTTCAGCTAAGAGAACAGCAATTGGTAGTTTTCTTGGTTCATTAAGTACAGTACATCCTGCAGAGTTAGGTAGCACTGTAGTGAAAGCGATTTTAGACGAAACCAAAGTGCCTGCTGGAGATATTGACGAAGTGATTGTTGGTAATATTTTACCAGCTGGACAAGGTCAGGGTGTTGCACGTCAGGTATCAATTAATGCAGGCATTCCGAAGAGTGTTCCGGCTTATGGACTGAATATGGTATGTGGTAGTGGGATGAAAACAATCATGAATGCTTTTACAAGTATACAAGCAGGACTTCATAATATGGTTGTTGTTGGTGGTACTGAGTCAATGAGTAGAGCACCATATATTGTACCTGAAAAGTCACGTACTGGTATTAAAATGGGTGGTTTCAAAGTAAAAGATCATATGATTGATGATGCGTTAATGGATGCGTTTGATAATATTCATATGGGTGTTACAGCTGAGAATATTGCAGAGAAATACAATATAACTCGTGAAGAACAAGATGCGTTTTCTATTAACTCACAACAAAAAGCAATTAAAGCAGTTGATGAAGGGAAATTTAAAGATGAGATTGTTCCTTTAGAAGTTAAAACCCGTCGTGATAGTTTTGTATTTGATACAGATGAGTATCCAAACCGTAGAACAACATTAGAAAAACTTGGTACGTTACGTGCTGTATTTAAAAAAGATGGTACAGTGACTGCTGGTAACGCATCAGGCATTAATGATGGCGCAAGTTTCATGTTAGTAGCTAGTGAAGAAGCTGTAAAACAGTACAATTTAACACCACTCGTTGAAGTGGTTGGTATTGGACAAGGTGGCGTAGATCCTAAGATTATGGGTATGGGACCAGTTCCTGCTGTTAAACAAGCACTTGAACATGCTGACTTAACCTTAGAGCAAATGGAATTACTTGAATTAAACGAAGCGTTTGCTTCACAAAGTATTGGTGTTGTCAAAGAGTTATCTGAAATATACAACATGAGTGTTGATGATATTATGGATCGCACAAATGTAAATGGTGGTGCCATTGCATTAGGTCACCCTGTTGGGGCAAGTGGAAATCGTATCACAACAACTTTAATTCATGAAATGTTAAAACGTAAAAGTACTTATGGCCTTGCATCATTATGTATAGGTGGCGGAATGGGTACTGCAGTTATTTTAAAAAGAGTAAAGGAGTCATTATGA
- a CDS encoding TetR/AcrR family transcriptional regulator, with protein MEHEVKIPKTRNGRATFQLIIDTTIDLFYKKGYFQTKITDITNAAGIAAGTFYLYFPNKFVLYKYILMEFQHEIRRQISIQVSNVEGRFEKEKVGIKTFIQFALDNPHAYNIIWESLYVDKQLFINYYDGFAKRYEKGLKDSIKKGEMYDVDTELVSYILMGVANFVGLKVLLNLGEDKGSVDEVVDQVMNIIQTGIFKQGDKS; from the coding sequence ATGGAACATGAAGTCAAAATACCAAAGACACGAAACGGAAGAGCAACATTTCAATTAATAATAGATACGACAATTGATTTGTTTTATAAGAAAGGATACTTTCAAACGAAAATAACGGATATAACTAACGCAGCTGGCATTGCTGCCGGCACTTTTTATCTCTATTTTCCCAATAAATTTGTCCTATATAAATATATCTTGATGGAATTTCAACATGAAATCAGACGTCAAATCTCAATTCAAGTATCCAATGTAGAAGGTCGATTTGAAAAAGAAAAAGTCGGCATCAAAACATTTATTCAGTTTGCCTTGGATAACCCCCATGCATATAATATAATTTGGGAATCACTTTATGTCGACAAACAACTATTTATCAATTATTATGATGGATTTGCTAAAAGATATGAAAAAGGATTAAAAGACTCAATTAAAAAAGGCGAAATGTATGATGTTGATACTGAACTTGTTTCATATATATTAATGGGAGTAGCTAACTTTGTTGGACTGAAGGTTTTATTGAACCTAGGAGAGGACAAAGGATCTGTAGATGAGGTTGTTGACCAAGTTATGAATATTATTCAGACTGGTATTTTTAAACAGGGCGATAAGTCATGA
- a CDS encoding YjjG family noncanonical pyrimidine nucleotidase, with amino-acid sequence MKYNVILFDADGTLFDFHKAEEIAFQKAIENINTAISFTDLFNTYLEENHKIWRELERGQITQEKLKIERFERFIDKSGISADAQTLANTFMSTLSETSILYEDALNIVKQISHQNTVAIITNGLKEVQGKRVRNSVLKSYVKTTVISDELGIQKPDPRIIDHTLDLLGHKTKNDVVIIGDSLTSDIQGGINAGIDTIWYNPTNKENHQNISPTYTIKTLSQLLSTLK; translated from the coding sequence ATGAAATATAATGTCATATTGTTTGATGCAGATGGGACATTATTTGACTTTCACAAGGCAGAAGAAATTGCCTTTCAAAAAGCAATAGAAAATATTAATACTGCTATATCATTTACAGATTTATTTAATACATATTTAGAAGAAAATCATAAAATTTGGCGTGAATTAGAAAGAGGGCAAATCACACAAGAAAAATTGAAAATCGAGCGTTTTGAGCGCTTTATCGATAAATCAGGTATCTCTGCAGATGCTCAAACACTAGCTAATACCTTTATGTCAACCCTATCAGAGACTTCTATTTTATATGAAGATGCGTTGAATATTGTCAAACAAATAAGTCATCAAAATACGGTCGCAATTATCACCAATGGACTGAAAGAAGTACAAGGCAAACGGGTCCGCAATTCCGTGCTTAAATCCTATGTCAAGACAACCGTTATTTCAGATGAGTTAGGGATCCAAAAACCAGATCCTAGAATCATTGACCATACACTTGATTTGCTCGGTCACAAGACGAAGAATGATGTTGTAATTATAGGAGATAGTTTGACCTCGGATATCCAAGGTGGAATTAATGCTGGCATCGACACAATCTGGTATAATCCAACTAATAAAGAGAATCATCAAAATATTTCACCTACATATACAATAAAAACCCTTTCACAACTACTTAGCACTTTAAAGTAG
- the trpB gene encoding tryptophan synthase subunit beta, producing MKTQFGRFGGQFVPEPVINALNQVEAAFLEAKEDPKFIEEYKYYLKQYVGRPSPIYYAENLSMKYGGAKIYLKREDLNHTGAHKINNTIGQILLAKRMGKTKIIAETGAGQHGVATATAAAMFGMECEIFQGEIDTQRQRLNVFRMEMLGAKVTPVTRGTKTLADAVDKAIETWVGRIDDTFYLLGSAVGPHPYPEMVKFFQKVIGEEAKKQLLDVENTLPDYCIACVGGGSNAIGLFTDFLQHDEVSLIGVEAAGKGLDTKEHAATLTLGKETVIHGMKTKSVLDEEGNISPVYSISAGLDYPGVGPEHAYLQDIKRATYESVTDEEAVNAFLELSRLEGIIPAIESSHAVAYATKFAKTLSKDQIILVNLSGRGDKDVEAIEDFLNKRQVN from the coding sequence ATGAAAACACAATTTGGACGATTTGGAGGACAGTTTGTTCCTGAACCAGTCATTAATGCATTAAATCAAGTAGAGGCAGCTTTTTTAGAAGCGAAAGAGGATCCTAAATTTATTGAAGAATATAAATATTATTTAAAACAATATGTTGGACGTCCATCACCCATTTACTATGCAGAGAATTTAAGCATGAAGTATGGTGGTGCAAAGATTTATCTAAAACGTGAAGATTTAAATCATACCGGAGCACATAAAATTAACAATACGATTGGACAAATTTTATTAGCTAAGCGTATGGGTAAAACTAAAATTATAGCTGAAACAGGTGCTGGTCAACATGGCGTTGCCACAGCCACTGCCGCCGCAATGTTTGGCATGGAATGTGAGATATTCCAAGGCGAAATCGATACCCAACGACAGCGCTTAAATGTTTTTCGTATGGAGATGCTGGGTGCTAAAGTAACACCTGTAACAAGAGGAACAAAAACATTGGCGGATGCAGTAGATAAAGCGATAGAAACGTGGGTAGGACGTATTGATGATACGTTTTACTTATTAGGAAGTGCTGTTGGTCCACATCCTTACCCTGAGATGGTGAAATTCTTCCAGAAAGTTATTGGTGAAGAAGCTAAAAAACAATTGCTTGATGTCGAGAATACTTTACCTGATTACTGTATAGCATGTGTTGGTGGAGGCTCTAATGCGATTGGATTATTCACAGACTTTTTACAACATGATGAGGTCTCATTAATTGGTGTAGAAGCAGCTGGGAAAGGATTAGATACTAAAGAGCATGCTGCTACACTTACCCTAGGTAAAGAAACAGTGATTCACGGAATGAAGACTAAATCAGTCTTAGATGAAGAGGGTAATATTAGCCCTGTTTATTCAATTAGTGCAGGATTAGATTATCCTGGTGTTGGCCCAGAGCATGCTTATTTACAAGATATAAAACGCGCAACTTATGAATCAGTCACAGATGAAGAGGCAGTCAATGCATTTTTAGAATTGTCTCGTCTTGAAGGGATTATACCCGCTATTGAATCAAGTCATGCGGTTGCGTACGCAACGAAGTTTGCTAAAACATTATCGAAAGATCAGATTATACTTGTTAACTTAAGTGGTCGCGGTGATAAAGACGTTGAAGCAATTGAAGACTTTTTAAATAAAAGACAAGTAAACTAA
- a CDS encoding Atu2307/SP_0267 family LLM class monooxygenase, with translation MKNNFELGITTFAEIMENPETGETISYDERIRQVVDEIVFADELGLSYFGVGEHHRKDFASSAPHIILAAAASKTQNITLGSAVTVLSSDDPVRVFQNFATINAISHGRAEILAGRGSFTESFPLFGYDLNDYDDLYKEKLNLLINIRDNEIVDHDGQLRPSIDLLGVYPRPSEPLTIALASGGSRGSVIRAARLGLPLFLAIIGGEPLRFKPLVELYDRVYEAEGHDPAKRFVSIHSHGYITDDKEKAFEEYYPSIEPMMSRIGKERGWGPYSRRVYNHALSMEGALYVGDPQYVAEKINYLRDNMNINRFALHVPVGYMDHEKVLKTIELLAKEVKPKLQ, from the coding sequence ATGAAAAATAACTTTGAGTTAGGTATTACAACATTTGCTGAAATTATGGAGAATCCTGAGACAGGTGAAACTATTTCATATGATGAACGTATTCGCCAGGTTGTAGATGAAATTGTATTTGCTGATGAGTTAGGATTATCTTACTTTGGTGTTGGTGAGCATCATCGTAAAGATTTTGCCTCAAGTGCACCGCATATTATCTTAGCTGCAGCAGCTAGTAAAACCCAAAATATCACATTAGGAAGTGCTGTAACAGTACTTAGTAGTGATGATCCTGTAAGAGTATTTCAAAATTTTGCTACTATCAATGCAATCAGTCATGGACGTGCTGAGATTCTAGCAGGTAGAGGCTCTTTCACAGAATCATTTCCATTATTTGGTTATGACTTAAATGATTATGATGACTTATATAAAGAAAAACTAAATCTTCTTATAAATATTCGTGATAATGAAATTGTTGATCACGATGGACAGTTGCGTCCTAGTATTGATCTATTAGGCGTATATCCAAGACCAAGTGAGCCACTAACTATCGCCCTTGCATCAGGTGGTTCTCGAGGTAGTGTTATTCGCGCGGCTAGATTGGGATTACCTTTGTTCCTTGCGATTATTGGTGGTGAACCACTACGGTTTAAACCACTTGTTGAATTATACGATAGAGTTTATGAAGCAGAAGGACATGACCCAGCTAAACGATTTGTATCCATTCATTCTCATGGGTATATCACAGATGATAAAGAAAAAGCATTTGAAGAGTATTATCCTTCTATTGAACCTATGATGTCTCGCATTGGTAAAGAAAGGGGCTGGGGACCATATAGTAGACGGGTATACAATCATGCCTTAAGTATGGAGGGTGCACTCTATGTTGGTGACCCACAGTATGTGGCAGAAAAAATCAACTATCTTAGAGACAATATGAATATTAATCGATTTGCCTTACATGTACCAGTAGGATATATGGATCACGAGAAGGTATTAAAAACAATTGAGTTATTAGCTAAAGAAGTAAAACCTAAATTACAATAA
- a CDS encoding flavodoxin domain-containing protein, giving the protein MKTLIIYASKHGTTKQCAQIIHNNRKGDLHHIRECENLKPIDYDVIYIGSPVYAGRINKKIKQWIERYIDDLKNKQSIVFLSGMNPDGLDEVIHQNFSDDIAKTLQLEHVGGAFKFDDMNMFEKFIVKVVAKETSSVDNVNYNKVKEL; this is encoded by the coding sequence ATGAAGACATTAATTATCTATGCTAGTAAGCATGGTACAACCAAACAATGTGCACAAATAATTCACAACAATCGCAAAGGAGATTTGCACCATATAAGAGAATGTGAAAATTTGAAACCAATCGACTATGATGTTATCTATATTGGTTCGCCTGTGTACGCCGGTCGAATTAATAAGAAAATTAAACAATGGATTGAGAGATATATAGATGACCTTAAAAACAAACAATCTATTGTCTTCTTATCGGGCATGAATCCTGATGGATTAGATGAAGTGATTCATCAAAATTTTTCAGATGACATTGCCAAAACATTACAGCTTGAGCATGTCGGAGGCGCATTTAAATTTGATGATATGAATATGTTTGAAAAATTCATTGTTAAAGTTGTAGCTAAAGAAACCTCATCAGTTGACAATGTAAACTATAATAAAGTAAAAGAATTGTAA
- a CDS encoding FMN-binding protein: MKKIILRGSLIFISLIVIFGVIITITLSLNMREIRALPITDKTISSLEDGTYDGSYYYQEDQLGAHVEVTIKDGLIIDINLLEHITTRGQDAEEIIDDIITEQRIDVDAISGATTSSHVIKLAISDALEVE, translated from the coding sequence ATGAAAAAAATCATCTTAAGAGGAAGTCTTATATTCATATCATTGATTGTTATATTTGGTGTTATCATAACGATTACTCTATCATTAAATATGCGAGAAATACGAGCACTTCCAATAACTGATAAAACAATTTCATCATTAGAAGATGGTACCTATGATGGATCGTATTATTATCAAGAAGATCAACTAGGTGCCCACGTTGAAGTTACTATTAAAGATGGATTGATTATAGACATCAATCTGTTAGAACACATTACAACAAGAGGACAAGATGCAGAAGAAATCATCGATGACATAATCACCGAACAAAGAATTGATGTTGATGCGATTAGTGGCGCAACGACATCTTCACATGTAATCAAACTCGCAATTTCAGATGCATTGGAGGTGGAGTAA